The following proteins are co-located in the Triticum aestivum cultivar Chinese Spring chromosome 1A, IWGSC CS RefSeq v2.1, whole genome shotgun sequence genome:
- the LOC123057568 gene encoding uncharacterized protein isoform X5, giving the protein MNIVSCSEERRKAVPYITEHHSEERRKAVPYITEHHRYIGIQIQCEGAGRTLIERDLCQVVLVHELFMVVEVAHRMRKYITGDHGPHDDRRHRE; this is encoded by the exons ATGAACATCGTTTCTTGCAGCGAGGAGCGGCGCAAGGCCGTGCCCTATATCACCGAGCATCACAG CGAGGAGCGGCGCAAGGCCGTGCCCTACATCACCGAACATCACAG GTACATAGGTATACAGATACAATGTGAGGGCGCTGGACGCACACTCATTGAGAGGGACCTCTGCCAG GTGGTCCTCGTGCATGAATTGTTTATGGTAGTTGAGGTTGCACATAGAATGCGGAAATATATCACGG gcgaccatggtccgcacgatgaccgaaggcatcgtgaatag